From the Ammospiza caudacuta isolate bAmmCau1 chromosome 1, bAmmCau1.pri, whole genome shotgun sequence genome, the window CAATTTCCTCATAATCCCCCTGGGTGCAGGTCATCCTTCTCTATATACAGTAGCAAATGGTGAAAATTAATGTCTTCGACCCTGTCTCGGATAAAAATACTgtcctttttaatttctgttacaAAAATAGGAGTAATATTCAAAACAATGattgtctctttttttctatttattctaTATAAAAACATAAACAGCTCAGGCGAATTCTTGTTCTTGTGCAGGCTTTTCATGAAGAATTGTTCTTTACTATTCTTAGtagtatttatatatatatatttatatattatatataacttAATGATTGGTCCACAAAGTAGATCTGTGCGTTTCTCTAGTGCTTTttgtacaaaagaaaaacaatattaTTATCAAAATATTCATTTAATGGCTTTACTTCATACATAAATACATGTTTAGATAACACAGGAGCGGTGATTGTTCAGTCAGTTTGGAAAtgacttttgtttttgtttagattttgttgttgttgttgttgggtttatctctctctctctctctctctctctctctctctcttagGACTTTGTATACACAGGAGTGGCTGGTTACTCACATCGCTACAAATACGCTACTCGGCgtcctttgtttttaattctttgtttATACCTTTTCCCCAGGACGGCTGCTAAGTATTTCTTGACAGCCATTTGTTTCCGGTAGCGGCTGTAGCTGTCCGTGAAGATGCCGTCTATGTGCCGCTTGGTCAGCGGTTCCGCATCGTCCCCCAGGCCGCCGCTGGCACCGCTGCAAGCACCGAGAAGCACAGCTGCATCaggcggggccgccccgccccgctccgcgcccctGCGCGCCGCCCCCTGCCCCGCGCAGCCCCGCGCAGCCCCGCGCAGCCCCGCGCAGCCCCGCGCAGCCCCGCGCAGCCCCGCGCAGCCCGCGGCCCCCGGCGCAACACGTTGCGCGCAAGATGCGCGGCGAGACAAAGGCCGCGCCGAAACCGCGCCCGACGCCGTGCGCGCAAGCGGCGGCGGGAGAGACAATATCTCCCGGCCATGAATTATTCATTGGAGCCGCCAAAGCTGCTCTCCCCGGGGCTTCATTAACGTGTTACCTTCTGCCGAGGGGCAGCGGGTGGCACCGGGCCCGCCCGTGCCCCGCCGGCGGCCCCGGGGAGCCCCGCCCGGCGGCTGGGGGCGCGCAGGGCTTCGAGCGAGCCtcggctgctgcagctgagccctcGATCACCGCTCTCGATAAGCTGCTCCCCCCAGCAAACCGTAAGGGCTGCCCAATTTGCTAATTTTAAATCGGCTGACTATAAAAATTTATAGAGACATATAGGTAGATAGATTGATATAGACTGACATAGATATAGAtgtagatatatagatatagatatatagacgtagatatatagatatatagatgtAAATACATATAGATAGATacacatgcatgtgtgtgtatatctatatctaaatatatatacacacatatacatcCGTATGCCCGAGCGTAGTAACCCAAACAAACCTCCGCGAACGCCCGCGCTGACAGCCAGGCTCACGCTGCGCCGGGAGCGGCCGGGGGCAGCCGGTGCTCGGGGAGCCGGGCCCCACCGGCCCCATGGCGGGAGCAGCGCGATCCCGACCCCGGCCGGGGCAGCTTTGTTCCCCCCCAGGCGCGgcccttccagcagcaccaaCGCCCACCGCGGAAAAGAGCAAGCAGAGAGCCTTACCCGACCCGCTTGGCCATCAGCGAGTGCAGATATTTCCTGGCGGATAACTGGCCCAGGAGTTTCCTGTAGGCTTTGTTGAAGATCCCATCGGCGTGCCTGGGCAGAGGGAAGAGCCCGCGGGTGAGCGGCGGGTCGCGGGAGCCCGGCGGCAGCGGTGACCATCGCTCTCCGCCAGCGAGCGGAGGGCGGCATCTCCCCGCGTCCCCCGGGACCCCTGGTCCCCACCCAGATCCCTCCCCGCCGCGCTCGCTCGGTTCCGCGCCGGCCGGGCATTCCTGCTCCGTTCGCGGGAGCAGCGCCAGCCCTCCTCGGCGCGGGCGGCTCCCCCGCTCCCTCCCCCGCGCTGCTGGAGGTAAGGCGGCTTTTCCATTCCTTCTGAGCTTTACACTGGGCACCGCGACCTGGGCAGTATGGTCGTTTGTTTGGGTTcgggatttttattttgatgttgTTGCTGTTTGCTTGTTAGGTGTCATTactatttttcccccaatcGGTTCTGCCAGACCCGTTTTTGTCCCTACTCCAAATTCACGCCTGACACCCTGCGAGTTGCAGTCACCTCTTTTCCGGTGGGTAATACAAGGTGTACATCTCGCCGATCACGGAGGACGGATTCGCTATACCGAGGGGCTCTTGGTCGTAGGCGAAGTCTTGCAGGGTGTTCCCGTCCTCGTCGTAGACTTCATCCTCCAGCCTGGCAACGAGAGCAGCAAGGAGAAGGAGTCAGCCGGGCTCCGCGGggcgctccgctccgctccccgcTGCCGGCTTCCGGCTGCCTCGGCGGCCGCCCCTCGGCAAAGCCGCCCCGGGAGCCCCGGGAACCCCGGGAGCCCCGTCCGActgccccatcccctccctgcaccCGCCCGCTCCCATCCCCGCCCTCTCCTGTGCGGGGCAGGAGCGCGGAGGAGGGAACACACCCGCCGTCAGACGCGCTCCAAGaaccccccaaacacccccctCCCCCGCCCTCCGCGGCCCACGCCCGGCCTGGGGCGCATCCGTCCCCTCTCCGCCGCCGCCGTGGCTGCGCTTCCCGAGCGGAGCGCACGCCCAGGCGCGCAGGCTGCGCGCACACACGCGTTTGTGTGCCGGGGGCTGGGCCGGAGCCGAGCAGCCTCCGCGGCCGAGACGGGGCGGTGAGCGGCAGCCCCGGCGGCGGGGACCGCGCCCCGCTCCTCCCCGCAGCGCCCGCCGGCACGGGGGGGCTTCGCCTGCTCTTTTTCGTTGAATGGTGCCTCTGCCCTTTGAGATCTCGCCAGTTTTGTGCGCGTCCCAGCCCCCCCAGCGCCCGCTCTCTGCCTCCCTCTCTGCAGTACGATGTAGGTCATTGCACGTTACAGGCAGCTATTTTTGTCTGTGAGCTTTGGCGGAGGTATTAATAATAGATGCCGCTAAAGTGTTTCACTCCTGCTAATTCAGGCGCTTGAATGAAGAAAGCCGACTTGCTGCCGGCTAATGGCCCCTCAGGCCACCGAGCCCGCTGCCCCCTAGCCGCACTGCCCAGGAAGATGACGGGGGCTGCTCCGAGCCAGCTCCGACGGGCTCCCGGTGACGGCAAGGACACCTCGGAGCCCCAAAAAGGACACGCACCTCGGACAACCTTGCGCTCCCGGCatcccccccctcccccttcATTTCCGCACGGCAGTGACCCCCGCAGGGCACCCCGGAACAGAGCCAAGCGCCGGTGGAGCAGGACGACAGCGCCGagccccaaaactcccccaagcCAAGCAGCACCGGTCGCCCGAGCAGGTGACAAGCAGGGTGAGAACAGGCTGCCAGCGGCCGTCCCGGAACAGGCCCCCCGAGCCCCCAGCCGCAGACCAGCGCAGGAAACTCCCTtgtgctggtgcctctgggcGTCCTCTACTcctgccccaaacacagagGAATCCAAACACCCACGGCTCCCAGCTGGAAAGGGACAGCACAGGCATCAGCCTGCGCTGGAGCCCAGCAAGACAACTCCGAgcacagaaaaccaaacaacctTGTGCCAGCCCCTTTCCCTCTTGGGAAAAGGAAATACACAGCCAGGTAAACAGGGGGAGACGCCGAATCCCCACCAGCTCTCACCCCGCTGCACGAACCGTGACAGCTCCCACACGCTCGCAGACACCGGCGCACCCGACCCCGCGCCCCGCTCCCCTGAGACGGACAGGCGGTGCTCGGCGCTCACCCCGGGCGAGCTGCGGACAACCAGAAGCTGCCAAGGGCCCCGCAAGACACGGGGCAGACGGGAGAGGAGCTTTTGGGCCCCGTCGACATGCAGCCGGGACCTCGGCCCGCTCCCGCCGACACGCACAAGAGCAGGTCCCCCACTCTCGGGGACTCCAGCGGGGACGAGAGGCCGTGGGTCACAGTGCCGG encodes:
- the ADCYAP1 gene encoding pituitary adenylate cyclase-activating polypeptide codes for the protein MCSKAILALLVYGIIMHCSVYCSPAAGLQYPALRLEDEVYDEDGNTLQDFAYDQEPLGIANPSSVIGEMYTLYYPPEKRHADGIFNKAYRKLLGQLSARKYLHSLMAKRVGGASGGLGDDAEPLTKRHIDGIFTDSYSRYRKQMAVKKYLAAVLGKRYKQRIKNKGRRVAYL